TACTGGGTGAAGAACATCCGAGAGCCCGTTTTATTTGAGCAAACACTGCGTGCTGCCACCAAACCCCAGCAATCTAGGAGAAATGTGGTCCTCGTGGAGATCGGACCTCGTAGGGCTCTCCAAAGGAACATACATGAGACTCTGGGAAACGGCGCCATAgttctctcctctgtccagcCAGAGAAGGATTATGACACAATCTTGTCCGCCTTGGCAAAAGTATTTGAACTGGGCATAAATGTGGACTGGCATCGACTCTACAAGGGTTACGAGACATCGCCCGCAGCTCTTCCAATCTATCAGTTCGACCACTCAAAGAAAGAACTGAATTTTGAAGATGTGAGGAAAGGTGACGAATTATCTGCTTTTCCTCCCCATACCTTCATATCCCAAATAAAGCTATGTGACAAAGAGTACATGTGCAACCTCTCTTTAGAGGCTGCACCATATCTTTGGCAGCATAAAAATAATGGTGTTTCCATCGTGCCGGGTGCGTTTTACGTTGAGCTAGCTTATGCCTCGGTGATGGCGAGCTTAAAACCAAAGAAACCTGtttctcagctgcagctcagtgttaCATTTGAGAGTCTCTTTACGCTCAGCTCAGACCAGCATCAAATGAAAGTCGTACTTGAGCATGTAGACAATGAGACCTCTTTTAAAATACAGTCTTCTCTCGCAACACATGCATCCGGCAAATACAGGATCGCAGATGGCCAACCACTGTTAGAGGAATCAGCCATTGTTCTCAACATGATCTGTCAAAGGTGCAAATTGCTtatgaagagaaaagagatttATTCAATCCTTTCTCGAGCAGGATTTGAATATGGCTCCGTCTTCAAACAACTCGATGATGTGCATTTTGGGGATGAATTCAAGGAAGCTGTGACAAAAATTCAAGTCCCTGGAGAACTTCTAGAGCACCTTCATGACTATTTCATCCACCCTGTGTTACTGGACTATTTCCTGCAAATGACTGCAGTGGTGGCTACCGGACGGCTAACAGCCAAGCAGGGATTCCCTTCAGCTATAGGTTGTGTCGCCATTTCAGGACCATTACAAGAGGAAATGGTCATATATTTACGGGCAACTCAAGAAACCCCGGACTTCCTTGAAGTGTGTGGTTGCTTTTCTACCACAGAGGGGAAAGTACTAGTGGAACTTAAGAGAGTGAGGATCTCATTTTTGGGCAATTGCTCGAATGTTCTTCAGTCGCTGTTCTATCACAATGAAGTAATTACAATTTTTGACAAGTCGGATTTGcaaaatagcaaaataaaagcactcaTTTTTGAAGACAAACTCTACATGACTAAAAGAATTCAGCCATACTTACACCCAGAGTCAGTCGTCGTGGAGAGTAGAGATTATTTGGTGTCCGACCAACTGCGAGATTTAGTGTTTCGCTCACTCGACGCTAATGTGGATTTGGAAAATGTTCTCTTCATTTGTGGAGTAGAGAACCTCAGTCACTTGTCGTCTGAGCAGACACTGGAGAGCTTGGTTACCTGCTGTGAGCTGTATCGCCAGATTGTGTTAGCCTTGAAAGAGAGAAGACCGTCTTGCACTGTCCGCGTCATAACCTACCGATCGACAGAAATGACTGTGGACCATGTCAGTCCAGGTTTTGTGCTGTCTGGTATGACAAGGGCTTGTGCAGCAGAGATGGAAGGTCTCTCTTTTCAGCTGATTGACCTCGCTTCTGTGACCACTGAAGATGTCCAAATGCTGGTTCATGTAATCAACACCTGCAAGCAACAAGAGGTCGTAATCGCCAAAGGCCAGGCGTCGGCAACAAGAATCGCGCGGACCCCAATGACGGGTGTGGCTTCGTGTGAAGGTGATGTGCAGTCAGTTTGTATGAGCAACTTTGTCCTACAGACAACTGATCCATACAGACTCGCTCACTTGTCTGCCGTCCCCTTCAACACAAATGTAAGTCCCATCCAAGAGAAGTCAGTTGAGATTCAGCTCACCAATGTGTGCGTGCACTCACCTGATTACTTTCCTGTCACCACCACACATTTAGACTTCAGCAAAACAATGTACTGGAACCGGCACACGTCTCAGAGTCACAAGCTTCTGGTTTTAGATTTTAGTGGCGTTGTCACAGCTGTCGGGACAGATGTTCACAGTCTAAGAGTGGGAGATCATATCGCTTCATGTTATCCTGTTGCTGCCACGGCGAAGATTAGAGTTCCTGAAGCTGTGTGCTATGGTACAAAGAGACTCCCATTTCTGAAGGAGACTCCATGCATGTCTTACTTCATACTGGCATGGGAGATCCTGCAGAGAATGCTGCCTATAGTAAAACAGACGCACAGGAAGCTGACCATTGTCTCCTCTAACTTAGCCTCAGCTCTGATGAAAGTTTTAGCTCTGACAGCAAACAGGTCAGGCTGGAACGTTTCCTCTCGGCCACATTTCAGCAGAGCACCTCTACATTTTGATCGGAGTCATGCATTTGTTTTCCTGCCCCCATTCGATCACTCTTGGCAGGAAATACAAGACAGTGATGGCCTCGAgagacatgttgtttttgtatgcaGCAGCCACATGTCATCCTCACATTCAGCAGACGTGTTTGCATCACAGAGTGAACACGTGCACGTGCATAAACTTGATGTGGCTAATGTTCTCCAGAAAGCCAATCTGCAGGTGCAGAGCAGGAATATCTCTAACTGGCTAACGTCATTAGGTTTTGATTCAGTATCTCTACCTTTGAAAAAAGAGATATTTCAACTATCAAGcaaaaaagagaagcagacTGACGCAGATTCTGAGTCTTATTTCACCACGACAACAGTGCAGCAGGTTGTTCTAGATGATGGAGAATCTCATTTTCCGGTGTCTGATATCCCTTTGCTCACCAGGCCAGGACAGCTTTTTAAACAAAgctgtgtttatattgtaactGGAGGCCTTTCTGGTTTGGGACTTGAGACGGTGAAGTTCATTGCCCATAATGGTGGAGGTTGTATTGCAACACTGTCCAGAAGTATCCCGACAGACGCAGTGAAGCTTGAAATGGAGCTCCTCCAGAAAAGATATGGGGTTTCTATCTTAAACATCcaatgtgatgtttctgtgttgatGCAGGTGGTGGATGCAATCTCAAAGATTGAACATCAATTCTCTTCCTGTCCGATCAGAGGAGTGTTTCACAGCGCCGCGGTGTTACACGATGCGCTGATTGAAACCCTCGACGAGTCTCTCTTCCGAAAGGTGTTGCAGCCCAAAGTGAGCGGCGCTCTAAATCTTCACTCTGCAACTCTCCACAACAAACTTGATTACTTTGTGTGCTACTCGTCCATCTCTTCGTTCATTGGCAACGCCTCACAGTGCAACTACGCCGCAGCCAATTCTTTCCTCGACTTGTTCTGTCATTATCGGAGGAACCTCGGTCTTGCCGGACAGTCCGTCAACTGGGGGCCTTTGAACCTTGGTCTCCTGTTGAACAAAGACCATTTCCAAAAGTTCTTAGAGGCAAAAGGGATGACGATAATGGATGTGTGTGAGGTTCGTGAGGCACTTGAAAAGTGTCTTTTGATGAACAGACCACAACAAGTCGTGTGTAAGTTCAACTTCAGAAACCTCAGCATTCATGTTCTTTCACAAAATGCGTCTCTCAGAGAACGACTGTCAGCTTTAATGGAAATGGAGCTCAGAGATGACATTAGTAATGAACCCAAAGTTCTGCATTTGCCTTCCACACATGAAAGCCTGAGAATAATTGTCAGTGACATTAGCAGTGTTGCTGTGGATGAGCTGGAAGAtgactctgctctgtgtgagCTGGGTATTGACTCCATGATGGCCATGACGCTTCAGAACAAGATCTTCCAGGAGACAGGGGTGAATGTACCTTTGGTGAGAATACTGGATCCTAACAGCACATTGGCCACTTTGGCAACTATTGTAATGAACAATGGATgatttaatttactatgacaAAGAATACTTTGAACGATGAGTCAGAAATGGCTTTGTGAATGCATGAAAATGCTTggatttaattttacattttgcacAGCGACTGCACGGTTTCACTGCTGCGACATTGATCTCATAGCAGTCAGATggtttttttgtcttgtttatataaatgtttttccacTGATATCTTGTGCTTCTTTCTGATTTTTATTgtaatgtgtatatttatattagtGACATGTTCTCTGTTAAAGATCTGTACAGTAACTGTGGTTGTCGGCGTGATTCATAGCCAGTTTATAGTCTTAAATAAATCAGCTTGATCATGTCTGAAATAATGTTGCAGACCAGCTCATTAAATCATAGAGATTAgatattttatgctttaattattatcatcattaaatcCTCTGAGGAGACAAACCCTACagttaattaaacattaattttatttatggCCAAAGCCTGA
This DNA window, taken from Seriola aureovittata isolate HTS-2021-v1 ecotype China chromosome 20, ASM2101889v1, whole genome shotgun sequence, encodes the following:
- the pks1 gene encoding uncharacterized protein pks1 codes for the protein MEDAEDSIAIIGIGCNFPGGEGLDNFWKVLLEGKNCVVDIPAERFDSTFWFDADESKPGKTRTTKAALIDGFNEFDHKFFGISEAEADFMDPQQKLLLQCTYRALEDAGMAMERISGSRTGVYIGLMNRDYEMLQSNNPNAITHYNGTGTAMSVAANRISFSFNLTGPSFAIDSACSSSLVALHLACQAIKQGDCEMALCGGVSCIIEPRVFVALSKAKMISPEGTSKPFSRRADGYGRGEGCGVVLLKPLKNAVKDCNKIWGVIGKTAVNQDGRSVTPITKPSVMQQEELLRRIYSESDLADVQYIEAHGTGTPVGDPTEAGSISNVIAKARAPGSETLRIGSVKGNIGHTESAAGVAGLIKVLLMMKHETIVPTVFYSEDNASVNVKALNLNIPSRAERWETNRSLKRVVGINSFGFGGTNAHVILREYRKTTVPTQLPKGCPKLFVVSAASEKSLMLSIADTHQKLCSAQAVDLQALSYTSACGRSHYRHKYKKAFLTSSLSDLQHRLKSALKTKVELTKSDIQVVFVFCGNGVAYRGMCKQLLREVPVFRDKVREIGNLFQSYKSTSVSQWLAGNYDDHDDFSKPNIVQPLLFAIQVGVSTLLKHWGVKPDVVLGHSVGEVAAAHCSGLLSLEDAVKVLHHRSTLQSKVTGGKMLVVSNVAVEKVVDILQVFDGKICVAAFNSPRSCTLSGDSDAIDVLYERLNILFTDKNLFLRILDVPAAYHSHMMDPILEDIERSIDLLDANEMECKLFSTVTADRCSDGDFCTGRYWVKNIREPVLFEQTLRAATKPQQSRRNVVLVEIGPRRALQRNIHETLGNGAIVLSSVQPEKDYDTILSALAKVFELGINVDWHRLYKGYETSPAALPIYQFDHSKKELNFEDVRKGDELSAFPPHTFISQIKLCDKEYMCNLSLEAAPYLWQHKNNGVSIVPGAFYVELAYASVMASLKPKKPVSQLQLSVTFESLFTLSSDQHQMKVVLEHVDNETSFKIQSSLATHASGKYRIADGQPLLEESAIVLNMICQRCKLLMKRKEIYSILSRAGFEYGSVFKQLDDVHFGDEFKEAVTKIQVPGELLEHLHDYFIHPVLLDYFLQMTAVVATGRLTAKQGFPSAIGCVAISGPLQEEMVIYLRATQETPDFLEVCGCFSTTEGKVLVELKRVRISFLGNCSNVLQSLFYHNEVITIFDKSDLQNSKIKALIFEDKLYMTKRIQPYLHPESVVVESRDYLVSDQLRDLVFRSLDANVDLENVLFICGVENLSHLSSEQTLESLVTCCELYRQIVLALKERRPSCTVRVITYRSTEMTVDHVSPGFVLSGMTRACAAEMEGLSFQLIDLASVTTEDVQMLVHVINTCKQQEVVIAKGQASATRIARTPMTGVASCEGDVQSVCMSNFVLQTTDPYRLAHLSAVPFNTNVSPIQEKSVEIQLTNVCVHSPDYFPVTTTHLDFSKTMYWNRHTSQSHKLLVLDFSGVVTAVGTDVHSLRVGDHIASCYPVAATAKIRVPEAVCYGTKRLPFLKETPCMSYFILAWEILQRMLPIVKQTHRKLTIVSSNLASALMKVLALTANRSGWNVSSRPHFSRAPLHFDRSHAFVFLPPFDHSWQEIQDSDGLERHVVFVCSSHMSSSHSADVFASQSEHVHVHKLDVANVLQKANLQVQSRNISNWLTSLGFDSVSLPLKKEIFQLSSKKEKQTDADSESYFTTTTVQQVVLDDGESHFPVSDIPLLTRPGQLFKQSCVYIVTGGLSGLGLETVKFIAHNGGGCIATLSRSIPTDAVKLEMELLQKRYGVSILNIQCDVSVLMQVVDAISKIEHQFSSCPIRGVFHSAAVLHDALIETLDESLFRKVLQPKVSGALNLHSATLHNKLDYFVCYSSISSFIGNASQCNYAAANSFLDLFCHYRRNLGLAGQSVNWGPLNLGLLLNKDHFQKFLEAKGMTIMDVCEVREALEKCLLMNRPQQVVCKFNFRNLSIHVLSQNASLRERLSALMEMELRDDISNEPKVLHLPSTHESLRIIVSDISSVAVDELEDDSALCELGIDSMMAMTLQNKIFQETGVNVPLVRILDPNSTLATLATIVMNNG